The Diaphorobacter ruginosibacter genome contains a region encoding:
- a CDS encoding NAD-dependent epimerase/dehydratase family protein codes for MQSIQVEPAAPITTPLLDVSNLPASFESVEALDDFLARPSQALVDDLARLDGDIMILGVAGKMGPTLARLAKNAAPHKRVIGVARFSESGVRERLEGWGIETIAADLLDRRSLEALPRIPNIVFAAGHKFGAKDNQALTWAMNTHVPALVAEVFRDSRIVSFSTGNIYALTPVGRQGASEATPPAPVGEYAQSCIGRERMFEYFSSRHGTPGRIFRLNYAIDMRYGVLYDIASKVHRGETIDLAMGYVNVIWQGDANAQALRSLLHCTVPPKPINCTGPETISVRWLVQQFAARFGIPVKVCGEESANALLSDTTLSSTLFGYPQVPLGVMLDWVSDWVRREQPAFNKPTKFEVRDGAF; via the coding sequence ATGCAGAGCATTCAGGTGGAGCCCGCCGCACCAATCACGACACCGCTGCTGGACGTCTCGAATCTGCCCGCGAGTTTCGAATCCGTGGAAGCACTGGACGATTTCCTCGCACGGCCGAGCCAGGCGCTGGTCGACGATCTTGCACGGCTGGACGGCGACATCATGATCCTCGGCGTGGCGGGCAAGATGGGTCCCACGCTTGCACGCTTGGCCAAGAATGCCGCTCCGCACAAGCGCGTCATCGGCGTGGCTCGTTTCAGCGAGAGCGGTGTGCGTGAGCGCCTTGAGGGCTGGGGCATCGAGACCATTGCCGCCGACCTGCTGGATCGTCGATCTCTGGAGGCTCTGCCGCGCATTCCCAACATCGTCTTTGCCGCCGGCCACAAGTTCGGCGCCAAGGACAATCAGGCGTTGACATGGGCAATGAACACACATGTGCCGGCGCTGGTGGCTGAGGTGTTCCGCGATTCGCGCATCGTGAGTTTTTCCACTGGCAACATCTACGCGCTCACCCCTGTCGGCCGCCAGGGCGCAAGTGAAGCCACGCCACCTGCGCCCGTTGGCGAATACGCGCAGTCCTGCATTGGCCGAGAGCGCATGTTCGAGTATTTTTCTTCCCGGCACGGCACGCCGGGCCGCATCTTTCGCCTCAACTACGCGATCGACATGCGCTACGGCGTGCTGTACGACATCGCATCCAAGGTGCATCGCGGCGAGACCATCGATCTCGCAATGGGCTATGTCAACGTGATCTGGCAGGGCGACGCGAACGCACAGGCATTGCGCAGCCTGCTGCATTGCACCGTGCCACCCAAGCCCATCAATTGCACGGGGCCCGAGACGATTTCGGTGCGCTGGCTGGTGCAGCAGTTCGCCGCGCGCTTCGGCATTCCCGTGAAGGTCTGCGGCGAGGAGTCTGCCAATGCACTGCTGTCGGACACCACGCTGTCATCAACGCTCTTTGGCTATCCACAGGTTCCGCTGGGCGTGATGCTCGACTGGGTGTCCGACTGGGTTCGCCGCGAGCAACCCGCGTTCAACAAACCTACCAAGTTCGAAGTACGCGACGGTGCGTTCTGA
- a CDS encoding TetR/AcrR family transcriptional regulator — protein MKSSQPLTPTPRRRSAANPGISDIDSNDAKAAILKAARAEFSAKGLTGARVNEIAAIAGVNKQLIYYYFGNKEDLYRTALEVVYTEIRTLESGLHLGDMQPEEAMAALIGFSFDYLQATPDFIGLLNHENARGASHVRDSKAIRETNSPLIELLAKTLSRGTRAGVFRRGIDPVELYVSVAGMSYFFFSNRLTLSSIFARDLESKAAVQAYRKHVVSFAMAGLRA, from the coding sequence ATGAAATCCAGCCAGCCCTTGACGCCCACTCCGCGACGCCGTTCGGCAGCCAATCCCGGGATCTCCGACATTGACAGCAACGATGCGAAGGCCGCTATCCTGAAGGCCGCGCGCGCAGAGTTTTCGGCCAAGGGACTCACCGGCGCGCGGGTCAACGAAATCGCAGCGATCGCGGGTGTGAACAAGCAGCTCATCTACTACTATTTCGGCAACAAGGAAGACCTCTATCGCACCGCGCTCGAGGTGGTCTACACGGAGATACGGACACTGGAGAGCGGGCTTCATCTGGGCGACATGCAGCCCGAGGAGGCCATGGCTGCGCTCATCGGCTTTTCGTTCGACTACCTGCAGGCAACGCCGGATTTCATCGGTCTGCTCAACCACGAGAATGCACGCGGCGCCTCGCATGTGCGTGACTCCAAGGCCATTCGCGAAACCAACTCGCCGCTCATTGAATTGCTGGCCAAGACACTCTCGCGTGGGACGCGAGCCGGGGTTTTCCGGCGCGGCATCGATCCCGTGGAGCTCTATGTTTCCGTGGCTGGCATGTCGTACTTTTTCTTCTCCAACCGTCTCACCCTCTCGTCCATTTTTGCGCGCGATCTCGAATCGAAAGCCGCTGTGCAGGCCTATCGCAAACATGTGGTGAGCTTCGCAATGGCTGGTCTGCGGGCCTGA